A window of Mucilaginibacter sp. PAMC 26640 contains these coding sequences:
- a CDS encoding secretory protein — MKKRSILLLLLLSIVCHISFATGIDTIKKDGYTLIISGNDDHFDKSIKEKLVNTFFIVYPGIVKEYNKKSLKQVHFFIDTAYHGVAATDNGRVVFSVAYMNKHPADIDVVTHEVMHIVQDYGDSNGPGWLTEGIADYVRNEHGIANEAANWRLPAYTSSQNYDNAYRVTARFLVWIETKVKKGAVKKLDGIMRKHSWTDNTWEVVTGKTIDELWKQYSANPAI, encoded by the coding sequence ATGAAAAAACGAAGTATACTTCTCTTGCTCCTGTTAAGCATTGTCTGCCACATAAGCTTTGCCACCGGAATTGATACCATTAAAAAAGATGGCTACACGCTTATCATATCCGGCAACGACGATCATTTTGATAAATCCATAAAAGAAAAACTGGTCAACACGTTCTTCATCGTATACCCAGGCATCGTAAAAGAGTATAACAAGAAAAGCTTGAAGCAGGTCCATTTCTTTATCGACACTGCTTACCATGGCGTTGCCGCCACCGACAACGGCCGGGTGGTGTTTAGTGTAGCTTACATGAACAAGCACCCCGCCGACATCGATGTAGTTACCCACGAAGTAATGCATATTGTACAGGATTACGGAGACAGCAATGGCCCGGGCTGGTTGACAGAGGGCATAGCCGACTACGTGCGCAATGAACATGGAATAGCCAACGAAGCCGCTAATTGGCGTTTACCGGCTTACACTTCCAGCCAAAATTATGATAACGCTTACCGCGTTACCGCGCGTTTCTTAGTTTGGATAGAAACTAAAGTAAAAAAGGGCGCCGTAAAAAAACTGGATGGTATCATGCGCAAACACTCCTGGACAGACAATACCTGGGAAGTTGTTACCGGCAAAACGATAGATGAACTATGGAAACAGTATTCGGCAAATCCTGCGATATAG
- a CDS encoding gliding motility protein GldN — MKTKALIIVLCFLCSISFAQRKKATARKAPAKRSVGNTRRTAGSALSNGGAGNSSVLDTTRKSALAPSKPFDRPLDGYYKKSNIISARVTPYANLRESDVAFARRIWREIDLREKMNQFMGSPKQRLIDILITAIDAGELTAYDPTSTKDDPNGDSFSRPLTAGQAHSKLADSSVVDVFDKNTGDKTGSRVVAGEFLADSVIKFRLKEDWVFDKQRSIFEPRIIGIAPLVKIKAGGVVNNEYQPAFWIYFPDARPVLATKEAVSRNSDNTGLSFDDVFMKRIFTSYIVKQSNDKDERIKDYAQGIDKLYESERIKKNLMDWELGLWQY; from the coding sequence ATGAAAACAAAAGCTTTAATTATTGTACTTTGCTTTTTGTGCAGCATATCTTTTGCACAAAGAAAAAAGGCAACTGCAAGGAAAGCCCCGGCTAAACGCAGCGTAGGTAACACCAGGAGAACAGCTGGCTCTGCTTTGTCAAATGGCGGCGCTGGTAACTCTTCGGTTTTGGATACTACCCGTAAATCGGCACTAGCTCCTTCAAAGCCTTTTGACCGCCCGCTTGATGGTTATTACAAGAAATCTAACATCATTAGCGCACGGGTTACGCCTTATGCAAATTTAAGGGAAAGTGATGTTGCTTTTGCCAGGCGCATTTGGCGTGAAATTGATCTGCGCGAAAAAATGAATCAATTTATGGGATCGCCGAAACAGAGGTTGATAGATATTTTGATAACTGCAATTGATGCCGGTGAACTTACGGCTTACGATCCAACTTCCACTAAAGATGACCCGAACGGTGATAGTTTCTCAAGACCATTAACAGCGGGGCAGGCGCATAGCAAATTGGCTGATAGCAGCGTTGTTGACGTATTTGATAAAAACACAGGGGATAAAACGGGCTCCAGAGTAGTAGCGGGCGAGTTTTTAGCTGACAGTGTAATCAAGTTTAGGTTAAAAGAGGATTGGGTTTTTGATAAGCAGCGCTCGATATTTGAACCGCGGATTATAGGCATTGCTCCACTCGTTAAAATTAAAGCCGGGGGAGTAGTTAACAACGAATATCAACCTGCATTCTGGATCTATTTTCCTGATGCGCGGCCGGTACTTGCAACAAAGGAAGCAGTAAGCCGCAATAGTGATAATACTGGCTTAAGTTTTGATGACGTGTTTATGAAGCGCATTTTTACCAGTTACATAGTGAAGCAATCTAATGATAAAGATGAACGAATAAAAGATTACGCCCAGGGCATCGATAAGCTTTACGAATCTGAAAGGATCAAGAAAAACCTGATGGATTGGGAGCTAGGCCTATGGCAGTATTAA
- a CDS encoding F0F1 ATP synthase subunit gamma (produces ATP from ADP in the presence of a proton gradient across the membrane; the gamma chain is a regulatory subunit), translated as MANLKEVRNRISSVSSTQQITKAMKMVSAAKLKRATNAIVQLRPYANKLKDLLANLSASLEDGASPYLQEREPVRVLVVVVSSNRGLAGAFNTNVIKTANNLIAEKYSEQLKAGNVSIVAIGKKSQEYYQRRKYNVIGNNNDLYLDLNFINASKITEAIMQGFINGDYDRVELVYNHFRNAAVQYLISEQLLPVPKPEVKAEDKKAKPGVMEAQVDYILEPSKEEIVNELIPKNIKIQLYRAVLDSNASEHGARMTAMDKATENAGDLLKALKLSYNQARQAAITTELTEIVSGAAALGG; from the coding sequence ATGGCTAATTTAAAAGAAGTAAGAAACAGGATCTCGTCGGTTAGCTCTACGCAGCAGATCACCAAAGCCATGAAAATGGTTTCGGCGGCCAAGCTGAAGCGGGCAACGAATGCCATTGTACAATTACGCCCTTATGCTAACAAGCTAAAAGACTTATTAGCTAATCTATCGGCCAGTTTGGAAGATGGCGCATCGCCTTACCTGCAGGAACGTGAGCCGGTGCGTGTATTGGTAGTAGTGGTTTCATCAAACCGTGGTTTGGCCGGTGCTTTCAATACCAACGTTATTAAAACTGCTAACAACCTCATTGCTGAAAAATATAGCGAGCAGTTAAAAGCTGGCAATGTATCCATTGTAGCTATTGGTAAAAAAAGCCAGGAGTATTATCAGCGCCGCAAGTATAACGTAATTGGTAACAATAACGATCTGTACCTGGATCTGAACTTTATCAATGCTTCCAAAATTACCGAAGCTATCATGCAGGGTTTTATCAATGGAGATTATGACCGTGTAGAACTTGTATACAACCATTTCCGCAACGCGGCTGTACAATACCTGATATCAGAGCAATTGTTGCCCGTTCCAAAACCTGAGGTTAAAGCCGAAGATAAAAAAGCTAAACCAGGCGTAATGGAGGCACAGGTAGATTATATCCTGGAGCCTTCTAAGGAGGAGATTGTAAACGAACTGATCCCTAAGAACATTAAGATCCAGTTGTATCGTGCGGTATTAGATTCTAATGCATCTGAACACGGCGCACGTATGACAGCAATGGACAAAGCAACCGAAAACGCAGGTGATCTGTTGAAAGCCTTAAAATTGTCATACAACCAAGCTCGCCAGGCAGCCATTACTACTGAACTTACCGAGATCGTGAGTGGTGCAGCAGCATTGGGTGGTTGA
- a CDS encoding F0F1 ATP synthase subunit A yields MYFNHILKSKKTSIALLLGVFLTFFACKTFATQAEPGVEKAAEATKEEAFNPSEVILEHIADSHSWHLWGTTHIALPVILYTDKGLEAFSSAHFEEGAADYTGKYYTYRLVKDKVNIVGDDKSLLPAATVLKLNKKLVDFSITRNVVSMWISIVLLLIIFLSVSSAYKKRTGKAPKGFQSFIEPIIMFVRDDIARPNIGYKYERFMPLLLTIFFFIWINNLIGLIPFSPGGSNLTGNIAVTFVLAVITLVVVNINGNKYYWKHIFAPDVPAWLYPIMWPVELVGIISKPFALMIRLFANITAGHIIVLSLISLIFVFKSAYVSVVSVPFVVFMDVLELLVAALQAFIFTLLTALFIGTAIEEHHH; encoded by the coding sequence ATGTATTTTAACCACATTTTGAAGTCAAAAAAAACAAGCATAGCGCTCCTTTTAGGCGTTTTTTTAACTTTTTTCGCATGTAAAACTTTTGCTACCCAGGCTGAACCAGGGGTAGAAAAAGCCGCTGAAGCAACCAAAGAGGAAGCTTTTAATCCTAGTGAAGTTATCCTGGAACACATTGCCGATTCGCACTCCTGGCATTTGTGGGGGACGACCCATATTGCACTGCCGGTGATCCTTTATACTGATAAAGGTTTAGAGGCATTCTCATCTGCTCATTTTGAGGAAGGTGCTGCCGATTATACCGGTAAGTATTATACCTACAGGTTGGTTAAAGACAAGGTTAATATTGTTGGAGATGATAAAAGCCTTTTGCCTGCAGCTACCGTATTAAAGTTAAACAAAAAGCTGGTAGACTTCTCTATTACCCGCAATGTGGTAAGTATGTGGATCTCTATCGTGCTTTTGCTGATCATATTTTTAAGCGTTTCGTCGGCGTATAAAAAGCGTACAGGTAAAGCACCTAAAGGCTTCCAGTCGTTTATCGAGCCGATAATTATGTTTGTGCGCGATGATATTGCCCGCCCGAATATTGGTTACAAATACGAGCGGTTTATGCCATTGTTGTTAACCATATTCTTTTTTATCTGGATCAACAACCTTATTGGGTTAATTCCTTTTTCGCCGGGTGGCTCTAACCTTACGGGTAATATTGCAGTAACATTTGTTTTGGCTGTTATCACGCTGGTAGTAGTAAATATCAACGGTAATAAATACTACTGGAAACATATTTTTGCACCTGATGTACCAGCCTGGTTATACCCTATTATGTGGCCGGTAGAGTTGGTAGGTATCATATCTAAGCCTTTCGCTTTGATGATCCGTTTGTTTGCTAACATTACTGCAGGGCACATTATTGTGTTGAGCTTGATATCGTTGATTTTTGTGTTCAAGAGCGCATATGTATCGGTTGTATCAGTTCCTTTTGTGGTGTTTATGGATGTGCTGGAGTTGCTGGTAGCAGCATTGCAGGCTTTCATCTTTACGCTGCTTACCGCATTGTTCATCGGTACGGCTATAGAAGAGCATCATCACTAA
- a CDS encoding F0F1 ATP synthase subunit C: MFGSIAALGAGLAVIGAGIGIGQVGGKAMEGISRQPEAASKIQTAMIIAAALIEGAALFGVVVSFLGLK; this comes from the coding sequence ATGTTTGGAAGTATCGCTGCATTAGGTGCAGGTTTAGCAGTAATTGGTGCCGGTATCGGCATCGGCCAGGTAGGTGGAAAAGCCATGGAAGGTATTTCCCGCCAGCCAGAAGCTGCTTCAAAAATCCAAACTGCAATGATCATCGCTGCCGCTCTTATTGAGGGTGCTGCTTTGTTCGGTGTGGTTGTATCATTCCTGGGCTTAAAATAA
- a CDS encoding peptidase produces MINRNNKNKLNSQDIRRYNWYIWRFIIGCFAFFSIMILLIAFQVFGTLPSFRELENPKSDQASQVISSDNKVIGNYYIKNRTSVTYKQLSPNVINALVATEDARFYEHSGIDFQRSFSILLYNLIGKKQGGSTITQQLAKNLFTEKTHNPFVRVIQKLKEWITAVKLERNYTKEEILTLYLNTVDFGAYNTYGISSAARTYFDTTPDKLTPDQAALLMGMINGPGIYSPINHPDNALGRRNFVLRRMSEEGYLSDGQAEEFKQKPLGLNFKVTDHNDGMATYFRSVLKREVQKILIDKSILKPDGVTAYDLDRDGLKIYTTIDATMQQYAEEAQKDYMRNLQAQFNAHWKGYSLYKAIPTFKSLLDKGMHRSDRYVSLKLQNKTDEEIREDFNTPAKMNIFTWHGDVDTLMKPVDSIVYCKMMLRNALMSMDPTTGYIKAWVGGTNFEHFKYDQVKTGTRQVGSTAKPFTYAVAIEDGFSPCMQVANEPITITGYGQDWSPRSSPSETVPGVITLRTALARSQNWVTAYVMNEVKPIPVMELIKKMGITSPVPAYPSICLGTFDASVFDMTGAYSAFANEGVWTEPTFLMRIEDKNGNVLYNNTPKVVQALNPQTAYVMTYMLKGVIDEGTGYRLRRDYHMMNPIGGKTGTTNDNSDGWFIGITPQLVTGVWTGCEDRDIHFRSTRLGEGANTALPIFAGYMKRVYANNQLGIKKNVDFVPPKSGVTITLDCGAYSQQQKGTPNEVEKKLDF; encoded by the coding sequence ATGATTAACCGGAATAATAAAAATAAACTAAACTCGCAGGATATCCGGCGCTACAACTGGTATATCTGGCGCTTCATTATTGGCTGCTTTGCTTTTTTTTCAATAATGATCCTTCTTATCGCATTCCAGGTATTTGGCACTTTACCATCTTTCCGGGAATTGGAAAATCCAAAAAGCGATCAGGCCTCGCAGGTAATTTCTTCGGATAATAAAGTTATCGGCAACTACTATATAAAAAATCGGACAAGTGTTACCTACAAGCAACTATCGCCAAATGTGATCAATGCCTTAGTTGCTACCGAGGATGCCCGGTTTTACGAACATTCGGGAATCGATTTTCAGCGGTCGTTTTCCATCCTGCTCTACAATCTAATTGGAAAAAAACAAGGCGGCAGTACAATTACACAGCAACTAGCAAAGAATCTTTTTACCGAGAAAACTCATAATCCGTTTGTACGGGTTATTCAAAAGCTAAAGGAATGGATAACTGCGGTAAAACTAGAACGCAATTATACCAAGGAAGAAATCCTTACTTTATATTTAAACACGGTTGATTTTGGCGCCTACAATACTTATGGTATAAGCTCGGCCGCACGTACTTATTTTGATACCACTCCGGATAAGCTAACCCCCGACCAGGCCGCCCTGTTAATGGGGATGATCAATGGGCCGGGTATCTACAGCCCAATCAATCACCCGGACAATGCCTTGGGACGACGAAATTTTGTTTTGCGCCGTATGAGCGAAGAAGGTTATTTGAGCGATGGTCAGGCTGAAGAATTTAAGCAGAAGCCACTAGGCCTTAACTTTAAGGTTACAGATCATAATGATGGAATGGCTACCTATTTCAGATCTGTTTTAAAAAGAGAAGTACAAAAGATCCTGATCGACAAATCTATTTTAAAACCGGATGGCGTTACCGCCTACGATCTGGATCGTGATGGGTTAAAAATTTATACTACTATAGATGCAACCATGCAGCAATACGCCGAGGAAGCACAAAAAGACTATATGCGCAACCTCCAGGCACAGTTCAATGCACACTGGAAAGGCTACAGTTTGTACAAAGCGATACCGACCTTTAAAAGTTTACTGGATAAAGGTATGCACCGCTCAGACCGGTACGTATCATTGAAGCTGCAAAACAAAACAGATGAAGAAATTAGAGAAGATTTCAATACGCCTGCCAAGATGAATATTTTTACCTGGCATGGTGATGTGGACACGTTGATGAAGCCTGTGGATTCTATTGTCTATTGCAAAATGATGCTACGCAACGCACTGATGAGCATGGACCCAACTACGGGTTATATCAAAGCTTGGGTAGGCGGCACAAATTTTGAACATTTTAAGTATGATCAGGTAAAAACCGGAACACGGCAGGTTGGCTCAACTGCAAAACCTTTCACCTATGCTGTAGCAATCGAAGATGGTTTTTCCCCATGTATGCAGGTAGCAAATGAGCCCATCACTATTACAGGTTACGGGCAAGACTGGTCGCCACGTTCTTCCCCATCTGAAACTGTTCCGGGTGTTATCACCCTGCGTACCGCATTGGCCCGTTCGCAAAACTGGGTAACCGCCTACGTAATGAACGAAGTGAAACCTATCCCGGTGATGGAACTCATCAAAAAAATGGGAATCACCAGTCCGGTGCCGGCCTATCCGTCCATCTGCCTCGGCACATTTGACGCCTCTGTATTTGATATGACCGGTGCTTACTCTGCCTTTGCCAACGAGGGCGTATGGACAGAGCCCACCTTCCTTATGCGGATTGAAGACAAAAATGGTAATGTGTTATATAATAATACACCTAAAGTGGTACAAGCACTAAACCCGCAAACCGCCTATGTAATGACATATATGCTTAAAGGTGTTATTGATGAAGGCACAGGTTATCGTTTAAGAAGAGATTACCACATGATGAACCCAATAGGCGGTAAAACAGGTACCACTAATGATAACTCAGATGGTTGGTTTATTGGTATTACCCCACAGCTGGTTACAGGTGTATGGACAGGTTGCGAAGATCGCGACATTCACTTCCGCAGCACCCGCTTGGGTGAGGGTGCTAATACCGCGCTGCCTATTTTTGCGGGCTATATGAAACGCGTGTATGCCAACAATCAACTTGGTATTAAAAAGAATGTAGACTTTGTTCCACCTAAAAGCGGCGTAACCATAACCCTTGATTGTGGTGCTTACAGCCAGCAGCAAAAAGGAACACCAAACGAGGTAGAGAAAAAATTAGATTTTTAG
- a CDS encoding F0F1 ATP synthase subunit alpha (produces ATP from ADP in the presence of a proton gradient across the membrane; the alpha chain is a catalytic subunit) — protein MVEVRPDEVSAILRQQLAGFKSESELEEVGTVLQVGDGIARVYGLTKVQSGELVEFDNGLQGIVLNLEEDNVGVVLLGRSDDIKEGDNVKRTNRIASINVGEGMLGRVVDTLGNPIDGKGPILGETYEMPLERKAPGVIYRQPVTEPLQTGIKAIDAMIPIGRGQRELVIGDRQTGKTAVCIDTIINQKEFYDAGQPVTCIYVACGQKASTVANIVRTLEENGAMPYSIVVAANASDSATMQFFSPFAGAAIGEYFRDTGRPALIIYDDLSKQAVAYREVSLLLRRPPGREAYPGDVFYLHSRLLERAAKVNSNDSIAQQMNDLPESIKHIVKGGGSLTALPIIETQAGDVSAYIPTNVISITDGQIFLESNLFLAGIRPAINVGISVSRVGGNAQIKSMKKVAGTLKLDQAQYRELEAFSKFGSDLDASTKNVIDKGARNVEILKQGQYSPVTVEKQVAIIYLGTKNLMRNVPVNKIREFEAEYTSQLELRHPEVLAALKAGKFDDQLTGVLETVAKELAGKY, from the coding sequence ATGGTAGAGGTAAGACCAGACGAAGTATCAGCAATTTTGCGTCAGCAATTAGCGGGCTTCAAGTCAGAATCTGAACTGGAAGAAGTGGGTACCGTACTGCAGGTAGGCGACGGTATTGCACGCGTTTACGGTTTAACTAAAGTACAATCAGGTGAGCTGGTTGAATTTGATAACGGATTACAGGGTATCGTTTTGAACCTTGAAGAAGATAATGTGGGCGTTGTATTGCTGGGACGGTCTGACGATATCAAAGAAGGTGATAACGTAAAACGTACTAACCGCATTGCGTCAATTAACGTAGGCGAAGGTATGCTTGGCCGTGTTGTTGATACTTTGGGTAACCCTATCGATGGTAAAGGCCCGATCCTTGGCGAAACTTACGAAATGCCTTTGGAGCGTAAAGCCCCTGGTGTTATCTATCGCCAGCCGGTAACCGAGCCCTTGCAAACAGGTATTAAAGCTATCGATGCGATGATTCCTATTGGCCGTGGCCAGCGTGAGTTGGTTATTGGTGACCGCCAAACTGGTAAAACTGCGGTTTGTATCGATACCATTATTAATCAAAAAGAGTTTTATGATGCCGGCCAGCCGGTAACTTGTATATATGTAGCGTGTGGCCAAAAGGCTTCTACTGTTGCAAACATTGTACGTACCCTGGAAGAGAATGGCGCTATGCCTTACTCTATCGTAGTTGCGGCAAACGCATCAGATTCTGCTACCATGCAGTTCTTCTCTCCGTTTGCAGGTGCTGCAATTGGTGAGTACTTCCGCGATACAGGTCGCCCGGCTTTGATCATCTATGATGATTTGTCTAAGCAGGCTGTTGCTTACCGTGAGGTGTCGTTACTACTCCGTCGTCCACCGGGCCGTGAAGCTTACCCGGGTGACGTGTTTTACTTGCACAGCCGTTTATTAGAGCGTGCCGCTAAAGTGAACTCAAATGATAGCATCGCTCAGCAAATGAACGATCTGCCGGAATCTATTAAACACATCGTAAAAGGTGGTGGTTCATTAACCGCATTGCCAATTATCGAAACCCAGGCAGGTGACGTATCCGCTTACATCCCAACCAACGTAATTTCAATTACCGATGGTCAGATCTTTTTGGAGTCGAACTTGTTCCTGGCCGGTATTCGCCCGGCAATTAACGTAGGTATTTCGGTATCTCGTGTAGGTGGTAACGCCCAGATCAAATCGATGAAGAAAGTAGCAGGTACTTTGAAACTAGACCAGGCGCAATACCGCGAGTTAGAGGCGTTCTCTAAATTTGGTTCGGATTTGGATGCTTCTACCAAAAATGTGATCGACAAAGGTGCACGTAACGTGGAGATCTTAAAGCAAGGGCAGTATTCACCGGTTACGGTTGAAAAACAAGTTGCAATCATCTATTTAGGTACTAAAAACCTGATGCGTAACGTACCGGTTAACAAGATCCGCGAATTTGAGGCAGAGTATACCAGCCAGTTAGAGCTACGCCACCCTGAAGTGTTGGCCGCCCTTAAAGCAGGTAAATTTGATGACCAGTTGACTGGTGTGCTGGAAACAGTTGCTAAAGAACTGGCAGGAAAATATTAA
- a CDS encoding F0F1 ATP synthase subunit B (Produces ATP from ADP in the presence of a proton gradient across the membrane. Subunit B is part of the membrane proton channel.) — MELVTPEIGLVFWTSVSFFILLFLLAKFAWKPIMGAIGDRERSIEDALLKAEAAKDEMARLTNENEELLKETRAERDLILKEAKKLKDQIVAEAKDAAQKEGARMIELARLEINNQKTIAMADVRNQVASLSLEIAEKVIRKQFEDQKKQDELVAELLKEVKL, encoded by the coding sequence ATGGAATTAGTTACTCCTGAGATTGGTTTAGTATTTTGGACCTCGGTATCCTTCTTCATCCTATTGTTCTTACTGGCCAAATTTGCCTGGAAACCTATTATGGGAGCCATTGGTGATAGAGAGCGCTCTATTGAAGATGCTTTATTGAAAGCTGAAGCTGCTAAGGATGAAATGGCTCGTTTAACTAACGAGAATGAAGAGCTTTTAAAAGAAACGCGTGCAGAACGCGACTTGATTTTAAAGGAAGCCAAGAAACTTAAAGACCAGATTGTAGCCGAAGCAAAAGATGCTGCGCAAAAAGAAGGTGCCCGCATGATCGAATTGGCCCGTTTAGAAATAAACAACCAGAAAACTATCGCGATGGCAGATGTGCGCAACCAGGTTGCAAGTTTATCGTTAGAGATTGCTGAGAAAGTGATTCGCAAGCAATTTGAAGATCAGAAAAAACAGGACGAGTTAGTTGCCGAACTGTTAAAAGAAGTGAAATTATAG
- a CDS encoding excinuclease ABC subunit C, with the protein MEKFDYREALKNIPHKPGVYQYWDVENELIYIGKAKDLRNRVGSYFNKDTQLNAKTRVLVSKIQNITFTIVDTEVDAWLLENSMIKKHQPRYNVMLKDDKTYPWIIIKNENYPRIYWTRRIIRDGSKYLGPYASVSMMHTILGLIKETYPLRTCNLNLTRENIEKGKFKVCLEYQLGNCKGPCQDFQSENDYNNSIGEITDILNGKIGNVVRGLKGDLDKAVSELNFEQAHRLKRKADLLENYQSKSTVVNSSITDVDVFSIASEEKYAFVNFLKVMNGTITQTQTIELKKRLDETDEELLTIAITEFRTRYESHSKEIIVPFEIDVEDSAIKFTVPKLGEKRKLLDLSQKNVMFFKKERIDQYEKLNPDVRTDRLMELMMKDLRMNQQPRHIECFDNSNFQGKYPVSAIVVFRDGKPFKKDYRHFNVKTVVGPDDFATMEEAVLRRYRRVLDEDTGLPQLIIIDGGKGQLSSAMKSLKLLGIDKQVTVIGIAKRLEELYYPGDQYPMYLDKRSETLKIIQQLRDEAHRFGITFHRKKRDKGTLATELELIEGIGKTTAEKLLKYFKSVKKIREASEETLQEVVNLKQAKSITQYFNPQVSDVTGLSSPE; encoded by the coding sequence ATGGAAAAATTCGATTACAGGGAAGCATTAAAAAATATACCGCACAAACCGGGTGTATATCAGTACTGGGATGTTGAAAACGAGCTGATATACATTGGCAAAGCTAAAGACCTTCGTAACCGGGTAGGTTCTTATTTTAATAAGGATACCCAATTAAATGCGAAAACGAGAGTATTGGTATCCAAGATCCAGAATATTACGTTTACCATAGTTGACACCGAGGTAGATGCCTGGCTGCTTGAAAACAGTATGATCAAGAAGCATCAGCCGCGTTATAACGTGATGCTTAAGGATGATAAAACTTATCCCTGGATCATCATCAAAAACGAAAACTACCCGCGCATCTACTGGACAAGGCGCATTATCCGCGATGGCTCTAAATACCTGGGCCCGTATGCCTCCGTAAGTATGATGCACACTATTTTAGGCCTTATAAAAGAGACCTATCCACTACGCACCTGCAACCTAAATTTAACGCGGGAAAATATTGAGAAGGGTAAATTTAAAGTTTGCTTAGAATACCAGTTAGGAAATTGCAAAGGTCCCTGCCAGGATTTTCAGAGTGAAAATGATTATAACAACAGCATTGGGGAAATAACGGATATCCTGAATGGCAAGATTGGAAATGTGGTCCGCGGGTTAAAGGGCGACCTGGATAAAGCGGTAAGCGAATTAAACTTTGAACAGGCTCACCGCCTGAAAAGGAAAGCCGATCTGCTGGAAAATTATCAGAGTAAATCCACCGTTGTAAATTCCTCAATAACTGATGTGGATGTGTTCAGCATTGCATCCGAAGAGAAATATGCGTTTGTTAACTTCCTGAAGGTAATGAATGGTACCATCACTCAAACGCAAACTATTGAACTTAAAAAGCGCCTGGACGAAACGGACGAAGAACTGCTTACCATCGCGATCACAGAGTTCCGCACCAGGTACGAGAGTCACTCTAAAGAGATAATTGTGCCCTTTGAAATTGACGTAGAAGACTCTGCCATAAAATTTACGGTTCCAAAATTAGGCGAAAAAAGAAAGTTGCTGGATCTGTCGCAAAAAAATGTGATGTTCTTTAAAAAAGAAAGAATTGATCAGTATGAAAAATTAAACCCCGATGTACGCACTGACAGGTTGATGGAGCTGATGATGAAAGATCTCCGCATGAACCAGCAGCCGCGCCATATAGAGTGTTTTGACAACTCCAATTTCCAGGGAAAATACCCGGTATCGGCCATAGTGGTATTTAGAGACGGGAAGCCGTTTAAGAAAGATTACAGGCATTTTAACGTAAAAACAGTTGTTGGTCCGGATGATTTTGCAACAATGGAAGAAGCTGTTTTAAGGCGTTACAGACGCGTACTGGACGAAGATACCGGCTTACCCCAACTGATTATAATAGATGGCGGTAAGGGCCAGCTTTCGTCTGCCATGAAAAGCTTAAAACTATTGGGGATAGACAAACAAGTTACCGTAATTGGCATTGCCAAGCGCTTAGAGGAATTGTATTACCCGGGCGACCAATACCCGATGTACCTCGACAAACGATCGGAAACTTTAAAGATCATTCAACAACTACGGGATGAGGCACACCGTTTTGGCATCACTTTCCACCGCAAAAAACGGGATAAAGGTACACTGGCAACTGAACTTGAGTTGATAGAGGGAATTGGGAAAACCACTGCAGAAAAGTTATTGAAATATTTTAAGTCGGTAAAGAAAATCAGAGAGGCCAGTGAAGAAACGCTACAGGAGGTCGTCAACCTTAAACAAGCGAAATCAATTACCCAATACTTTAACCCCCAGGTTAGCGACGTTACAGGCTTAAGTTCGCCGGAATAA